A part of Solea solea chromosome 8, fSolSol10.1, whole genome shotgun sequence genomic DNA contains:
- the neflb gene encoding neurofilament light chain b isoform X1: MTSAGFDPYFPSSYKRRVVVRNAGYGAGGGIGSRTAYSSHSAPITSYASSRRSYPAYSRASSGYSSMLSAPVSAAAPELRLEQAAQVSSEFKSLRTQEKAELQGLNDRFASFIERVHELEQQNKLLETELLLLRQRQTEPSNLRALYDHEIRQLHAAVEDARHEKQAAQDHRDEMEDVLHDLQKRFEDEVLCRADAEGRLIDARKETDDAALGQAELEKRVETLLDELAFLKRLCEREIAELQAQIQYSADVSVEMEVIKPDLSAALRDIRGQYEKLAQQNLKSAEDWFCNKMNVVTVGTARNTESARNVKDEAGEYRRLLKTRTLEIDACREMNQALENQLQDVEEKQSAEISALQDTISQLEDELRANKNDMARYLKDYQDLLNVKMALDIEIAAYRKLLEGEENRISVAGPASVTSYSHAAYAAPPYGRTQFSMHSQLSSAPPYLLSSRLYTSALATEETISASQAQQAEASPPQEEEEEEEEQVEEEEEEEEAEEEQVEEEEGEEEEGDAEEEQEGEGEEGGEEEKQEEGDEEAGGQEEGEAEDGDKGDEEQGDEESQPQEGDGGEQEEKGGDEEGDKVDEEEEKVETEEKTTDKKA, translated from the exons ATGACTTCTGCCGGCTTTGACCCTTACTTTCCCTCTTCTTACAAGAGGAGAGTGGTGGTGCGCAATGCAGGATATGGAGCTGGGGGAGGAATAGGATCCAGGACGGCCTACTCCAGCCACTCTGCCCCGATAACTTCCTATGCATCCTCCCGCAGAAGTTATCCTGCATACTCACGGGCTTCCTCCGGCTACTCCTCCATGCTTTCTGCCCCCGTGTCTGCAGCTGCTCCTGAGCTACGCCTTGAACAAGCCGCGCAGGTCAGCTCTGAGTTCAAATCATTGAGGACCCAGGAGAAGGCTGAGCTGCAGGGCCTGAATGACCGCTTCGCAAGCTTCATTGAGCGGGTCCATGAATTGGAACAGCAGAACAAGTTGCTGGAGACTGAACTTCTGCTGCTGAGGCAGAGGCAAACGGAGCCATCCAACCTGCGGGCCCTGTATGACCACGAGATCCGCCAGCTCCATGCTGCCGTAGAAGACGCTCGCCATGAGAAGCAAGCGGCCCAGGATCACAGGGATGAGATGGAGGACGTGCTGCATGACTTGCAGAAACGCTTTGAAGATGAAGTGCTCTGCAGAGCGGATGCAGAGGGCAGGCTCATCGATGCTAGAAAGGAAACAGATGATGCTGCCCTGGGCCAGGCTGAGCTCGAGAAAAGAGTTGAGACCCTGCTGGATGAGTTGGCCTTCCTGAAGCGCCTCTGCGAGCGTGAGATCGCAGAGCTGCAGGCCCAAATACAATACAGCGCTGACGTGTCAGTGGAGATGGAGGTCATCAAACCTGACCTTTCTGCTGCTCTCCGCGACATCCGAGGGCAGTATGAAAAGCTGGCACAACAAAACCTCAAGTCGGCCGAAGACTGGTTCTGCAACAAGATGAACGTGGTGACCGTGGGCACCGCGCGCAACACAGAGAGTGCGAGAAATGTCAAAGACGAGGCCGGAGAGTACCGCCGACTCCTCAAAACCAGGACGCTGGAGATCGATGCTTGCCGTGAGATGAACCAAGCTCTGGAGAACCAACTGCAGGATGTGGAGGAAAAGCAGAGTGCTGAGATCTCCGCACTGCAG GATACGATAAGTCAACTGGAGGACGAGCTGAGGGCAAACAAGAATGACATGGCTCGCTACCTGAAAGATTACCAGGACCTCTTGAATGTGAAGATGGCTTTGGATATTGAAATAGCAGCCTACAG GAAGCTTCTCGAGGGAGAAGAGAACCGTATAAGTGTGGCAGGCCCAGCTTCTGTCACCTCTTACTCTCACGCCGCGTACGCTGCTCCACCTTACGGGAGAACCCAGTTCTCCATGCACTCTCAGCTGAGCTCTGCACCACCCTATCTGCTGAGCTCCCGTCTGTATACTTCAGCGCTCGCCACGGAGGAGACAATATCTGCAAGCCAAGCACAGCAGGCAGAGGCAAGCCCTcctcaagaggaggaggaggaggaagaagagcaggtggaggaggaagaggaagaagaggaggcagaggaggaacaggtggaagaggaagagggcgaagaggaggagggtgacgcagaggaagagcaggaggGTGAGGGAGAGGAAGGGGGTGAGGAGGAAAAGCAAGAGGAAGGAGATGAAGAGGCAGGCGGACAAG AAGAAGGCGAGGCAGAGGACGGCGACAAAGGAGACGAGGAGCAAGGAGACGAGGAGAGTCAGCCTCAGGAAGGGGACGGTGGCGAACAGGAAGAGAAAGGTGGCGATGAAGAGGGCGACAAAgtggacgaggaggaagagaaggtggagactgaagagaaaaccacagataaaaaaGCTTAA
- the neflb gene encoding neurofilament light chain b isoform X2: MTSAGFDPYFPSSYKRRVVVRNAGYGAGGGIGSRTAYSSHSAPITSYASSRRSYPAYSRASSGYSSMLSAPVSAAAPELRLEQAAQVSSEFKSLRTQEKAELQGLNDRFASFIERVHELEQQNKLLETELLLLRQRQTEPSNLRALYDHEIRQLHAAVEDARHEKQAAQDHRDEMEDVLHDLQKRFEDEVLCRADAEGRLIDARKETDDAALGQAELEKRVETLLDELAFLKRLCEREIAELQAQIQYSADVSVEMEVIKPDLSAALRDIRGQYEKLAQQNLKSAEDWFCNKMNVVTVGTARNTESARNVKDEAGEYRRLLKTRTLEIDACREMNQALENQLQDVEEKQSAEISALQDTISQLEDELRANKNDMARYLKDYQDLLNVKMALDIEIAAYRKLLEGEENRISVAGPASVTSYSHAAYAAPPYGRTQFSMHSQLSSAPPYLLSSRLYTSALATEETISASQAQQAEASPPQEEEEEEEEQVEEEEEEEEAEEEQVEEEEGEEEEGDAEEEQEGEGEEGGEEEKQEEGDEEAGGQEGEAEDGDKGDEEQGDEESQPQEGDGGEQEEKGGDEEGDKVDEEEEKVETEEKTTDKKA, translated from the exons ATGACTTCTGCCGGCTTTGACCCTTACTTTCCCTCTTCTTACAAGAGGAGAGTGGTGGTGCGCAATGCAGGATATGGAGCTGGGGGAGGAATAGGATCCAGGACGGCCTACTCCAGCCACTCTGCCCCGATAACTTCCTATGCATCCTCCCGCAGAAGTTATCCTGCATACTCACGGGCTTCCTCCGGCTACTCCTCCATGCTTTCTGCCCCCGTGTCTGCAGCTGCTCCTGAGCTACGCCTTGAACAAGCCGCGCAGGTCAGCTCTGAGTTCAAATCATTGAGGACCCAGGAGAAGGCTGAGCTGCAGGGCCTGAATGACCGCTTCGCAAGCTTCATTGAGCGGGTCCATGAATTGGAACAGCAGAACAAGTTGCTGGAGACTGAACTTCTGCTGCTGAGGCAGAGGCAAACGGAGCCATCCAACCTGCGGGCCCTGTATGACCACGAGATCCGCCAGCTCCATGCTGCCGTAGAAGACGCTCGCCATGAGAAGCAAGCGGCCCAGGATCACAGGGATGAGATGGAGGACGTGCTGCATGACTTGCAGAAACGCTTTGAAGATGAAGTGCTCTGCAGAGCGGATGCAGAGGGCAGGCTCATCGATGCTAGAAAGGAAACAGATGATGCTGCCCTGGGCCAGGCTGAGCTCGAGAAAAGAGTTGAGACCCTGCTGGATGAGTTGGCCTTCCTGAAGCGCCTCTGCGAGCGTGAGATCGCAGAGCTGCAGGCCCAAATACAATACAGCGCTGACGTGTCAGTGGAGATGGAGGTCATCAAACCTGACCTTTCTGCTGCTCTCCGCGACATCCGAGGGCAGTATGAAAAGCTGGCACAACAAAACCTCAAGTCGGCCGAAGACTGGTTCTGCAACAAGATGAACGTGGTGACCGTGGGCACCGCGCGCAACACAGAGAGTGCGAGAAATGTCAAAGACGAGGCCGGAGAGTACCGCCGACTCCTCAAAACCAGGACGCTGGAGATCGATGCTTGCCGTGAGATGAACCAAGCTCTGGAGAACCAACTGCAGGATGTGGAGGAAAAGCAGAGTGCTGAGATCTCCGCACTGCAG GATACGATAAGTCAACTGGAGGACGAGCTGAGGGCAAACAAGAATGACATGGCTCGCTACCTGAAAGATTACCAGGACCTCTTGAATGTGAAGATGGCTTTGGATATTGAAATAGCAGCCTACAG GAAGCTTCTCGAGGGAGAAGAGAACCGTATAAGTGTGGCAGGCCCAGCTTCTGTCACCTCTTACTCTCACGCCGCGTACGCTGCTCCACCTTACGGGAGAACCCAGTTCTCCATGCACTCTCAGCTGAGCTCTGCACCACCCTATCTGCTGAGCTCCCGTCTGTATACTTCAGCGCTCGCCACGGAGGAGACAATATCTGCAAGCCAAGCACAGCAGGCAGAGGCAAGCCCTcctcaagaggaggaggaggaggaagaagagcaggtggaggaggaagaggaagaagaggaggcagaggaggaacaggtggaagaggaagagggcgaagaggaggagggtgacgcagaggaagagcaggaggGTGAGGGAGAGGAAGGGGGTGAGGAGGAAAAGCAAGAGGAAGGAGATGAAGAGGCAGGCGGACAAG AAGGCGAGGCAGAGGACGGCGACAAAGGAGACGAGGAGCAAGGAGACGAGGAGAGTCAGCCTCAGGAAGGGGACGGTGGCGAACAGGAAGAGAAAGGTGGCGATGAAGAGGGCGACAAAgtggacgaggaggaagagaaggtggagactgaagagaaaaccacagataaaaaaGCTTAA